A window from Nitrospirota bacterium encodes these proteins:
- a CDS encoding sodium:proton antiporter: MNLIHTITILVCLSAGFSYLNHRFIKLPMTIGLMAIALLMSLALLILGKMGFVIEQEAESFIRGVDFNVALLGGMLSLLLFAGALHVNLDDLLEQKWSIGLLSSLGVVLSTLVIGLLTFYLFGLIGLDLPLMSCLLFGALISPTDPIAVLGILKKAGVPKSLEVKITGESLFNDGVGVVVFLALLTMASTGRTTAADVLLLFVQETAGGAVIGFTLGYLAYRMLKSVDQHQVELLITLALAMGSYALADTLHTSGPIAVVVAGLFIGNHGRHFAMSDTTLEYLDTFWELVDELLNAVLFVLIGLEVLVLSFRPQYLEAGLIAIPVVLLARAVSVGIPMRLFSLLRLVDREGMGVMIWGGLRGGISVALALSLPPGETRDALLTITYAVVAFSILVQGLTLGRAVSLTSRA, translated from the coding sequence GTGAATCTGATCCACACCATCACGATCCTCGTCTGCCTGTCGGCGGGCTTCAGCTATCTCAACCACCGGTTCATCAAACTGCCGATGACCATCGGTTTGATGGCCATCGCGCTACTGATGTCCCTCGCCCTGCTCATCCTGGGCAAGATGGGTTTCGTCATCGAGCAGGAAGCGGAATCCTTCATCCGGGGCGTGGATTTCAACGTCGCCCTGTTGGGCGGCATGCTCAGTCTTCTGCTTTTTGCAGGAGCCCTGCACGTGAACCTCGACGACCTCCTGGAGCAGAAATGGTCGATCGGCCTGCTGTCATCGCTGGGGGTGGTCTTATCCACCCTCGTCATCGGCCTGCTGACGTTCTACCTGTTCGGTCTCATCGGACTGGATCTCCCGCTCATGTCCTGCCTCTTGTTCGGCGCGCTGATCTCGCCCACCGATCCCATCGCGGTCCTGGGGATTCTGAAAAAAGCCGGCGTGCCCAAATCGCTGGAGGTCAAAATCACGGGCGAGTCGCTGTTCAACGACGGCGTCGGCGTCGTCGTGTTTCTCGCACTCCTGACCATGGCCTCCACAGGACGGACCACCGCGGCCGATGTCCTGCTCTTGTTTGTGCAAGAGACGGCGGGCGGAGCCGTGATCGGGTTCACCTTAGGATACCTGGCGTATCGCATGCTGAAGTCGGTGGACCAGCATCAGGTCGAATTGCTGATCACCCTGGCCCTGGCGATGGGCAGCTACGCCCTGGCCGACACGCTGCACACCTCGGGCCCGATCGCGGTGGTGGTGGCGGGCCTGTTCATCGGCAATCACGGCCGGCACTTCGCCATGTCCGACACGACCCTCGAGTACTTGGACACGTTTTGGGAACTGGTCGATGAACTCCTCAACGCCGTGTTGTTCGTCCTGATCGGCCTGGAGGTGCTGGTGTTGAGCTTCCGGCCTCAATACCTCGAGGCCGGGCTCATCGCGATTCCCGTCGTGCTCCTGGCACGGGCGGTCAGCGTCGGCATTCCGATGCGGCTGTTCAGCCTGCTGCGGCTGGTCGACCGTGAAGGCATGGGGGTCATGATCTGGGGCGGTCTTCGCGGCGGCATTTCCGTCGCACTGGCCCTGTCCCTTCCGCCTGGCGAAACCCGCGACGCGCTGTTGACGATCACGTACGCGGTCGTCGCGTTTTCCATCCTCGTTCAAGGCTTGACGCTGGGCCGCGCGGTCTCCCTGACTTCGCGCGCCTAG
- a CDS encoding mechanosensitive ion channel family protein, whose translation MNAISLQDITPWVMTAAAAAAQAGLRIFVIFLAGYVLTRFLRAGIRHLETILIKAGEAAEPAPGAARKRVTTLTSLLHTMALALIWAVVVVMSLAQIGLDITPILAGAGILGLAVGFGAQNLVRDLISGFFMVLENQVRVGDVAIINGTGGLVEAITFRTIVLRDLAGVVHVFPNGTITTLSNMTKEWSAYVIDVGVGYKEDTDRVVEVMRQVAEEMRRDPVFGEKILEPMEIFGVDNFGESEVTIKARIKTKPIEQWNVGREYRRRLKKAFDAQGIEIPFPHRSLYMGEASAPFKVHVVNGKEVMGDG comes from the coding sequence ATGAACGCGATTTCCCTGCAGGACATTACTCCGTGGGTCATGACCGCCGCCGCGGCGGCCGCGCAAGCCGGCCTGCGCATTTTCGTCATCTTCTTGGCCGGGTATGTCTTGACGCGATTTCTCCGCGCCGGTATCCGCCATCTGGAAACGATTCTGATCAAAGCGGGGGAGGCGGCCGAGCCGGCTCCCGGAGCCGCCAGAAAGCGGGTGACGACGCTGACCAGCCTTCTCCATACGATGGCGTTGGCGCTGATCTGGGCCGTCGTGGTCGTCATGTCGTTGGCCCAGATCGGCTTGGACATTACGCCCATTTTGGCCGGCGCCGGCATCCTCGGCTTGGCCGTCGGCTTCGGCGCGCAAAATCTCGTCCGCGACTTGATCAGCGGATTCTTCATGGTGCTGGAAAACCAGGTGCGGGTCGGAGACGTGGCCATCATCAACGGAACCGGAGGATTGGTCGAGGCGATCACCTTCCGCACGATCGTGTTGCGGGATCTCGCGGGAGTGGTCCATGTGTTTCCCAACGGCACGATTACCACCCTGTCGAACATGACCAAGGAATGGTCGGCCTATGTGATTGACGTGGGCGTCGGCTACAAGGAGGATACGGATCGCGTCGTCGAGGTGATGCGCCAAGTGGCGGAAGAAATGCGCCGGGACCCGGTGTTCGGCGAGAAGATCCTCGAGCCGATGGAGATTTTCGGTGTGGACAATTTCGGCGAATCGGAGGTGACGATCAAGGCGCGGATCAAGACCAAACCCATCGAGCAGTGGAACGTGGGACGCGAATATCGACGCCGGTTGAAAAAGGCCTTCGACGCGCAGGGCATCGAGATCCCCTTCCCGCACCGGTCGCTCTACATGGGCGAAGCCAGCGCGCCGTTCAAGGTGCACGTGGTCAATGGTAAGGAAGTGATGGGTGATGGGTGA
- a CDS encoding HAD-IIB family hydrolase, whose protein sequence is MTRLIVFSDLDGSLLDAQTYSYEAAHEALHTLRIRDIPLIPVSSKTRAEIEPLCFRLDVRHPFITENGGGIFVPKGYFDFPLEGAALRGSHQVIELGTPYAQLRAALKEIAQTVGHPLRGFGDMPAEEIAERTKLSLADAVLAKQRDYDEPFLIDGPAELVKEVARQAESRGLRCVTGGRFHHLIGDSDKGKACRILIDCYRRRSGGHAGALVTIGVGDSENDLPLLAAVDRPVLVQKPDGSYDPAVTLPDLVKAPGIGPSGWNRAILDCLGRAI, encoded by the coding sequence ATGACCCGCCTGATAGTCTTCAGCGATCTGGACGGCAGCCTGCTCGATGCGCAGACCTACTCCTACGAGGCGGCGCATGAGGCCCTGCACACGCTGCGGATCCGGGACATTCCGCTGATTCCGGTATCGAGCAAGACCCGCGCGGAAATCGAGCCGCTCTGCTTTCGGTTGGACGTTCGCCACCCGTTCATTACCGAAAACGGAGGAGGCATTTTCGTTCCCAAGGGATATTTCGACTTTCCGCTCGAAGGGGCGGCGTTGCGCGGCAGCCACCAGGTCATCGAACTGGGTACCCCCTACGCGCAGTTGCGCGCCGCGCTGAAGGAGATCGCGCAGACGGTGGGACATCCCTTGCGGGGATTCGGCGACATGCCGGCGGAAGAAATCGCCGAACGGACCAAGCTTTCCTTGGCCGACGCCGTGCTGGCGAAACAACGGGACTACGATGAGCCGTTTCTCATCGACGGACCAGCGGAGCTGGTGAAAGAAGTCGCGCGTCAGGCTGAAAGCCGGGGCCTTCGCTGCGTCACAGGGGGGCGGTTCCACCATCTCATCGGCGATTCGGACAAAGGCAAGGCCTGTCGCATCCTGATCGACTGCTACCGCCGCAGGAGCGGAGGACACGCCGGAGCGTTGGTCACGATCGGAGTGGGAGACAGCGAGAACGATCTTCCGCTGCTGGCCGCCGTGGACCGGCCCGTTCTGGTCCAGAAACCGGACGGCTCCTATGATCCGGCCGTGACGCTGCCCGATCTCGTCAAGGCTCCGGGCATCGGACCGTCGGGCTGGAACCGGGCGATCCTCGACTGCCTCGGCCGTGCCATCTGA
- a CDS encoding transketolase, producing the protein MASRATVTPELVTMLRNKATHLRIDSVRATTEAGSGHPTSCCSAADIVATLFFAVMRYDSKDPRRSGNDRFVLSKGHAAPLLYAAWAEAGLFDKAELLKLRTLTSDLEGHPTPRLPFVDVATGSLGQGLSAGVGMALNAKYLDKADYRTYVLLGDGESVEGAVWEAVELARHYALDNLCAIVDVNRLGQSDPTMLQHDMEGYRSRWAGFGWHAVVADGHDIPALLDAFDEAARTKGKPTVILARTFKGRGISFVENKPDWHGKALKKGDEANRAIEELTRQLKPMAGELTIGRSSPPQPRTANREPRTWAPMPPPAYRPTDQVATREAFGSALLALGEVHPLVVALDADVKNSTYTEKFGKKFPDRFFEHFIAEQNMIGAAAGLAACGKIPFAATFACFLTRAYDFIRMAAIGQANIKLVGTHVGVSIGEDGPSQMGLEDIAMMAAQPGVVVLYPSDAVSMHRLVEAAARHRGMVYLRAGRPKSPVLYGNDETFQIGGSKVVRQSPSDALTIVAAGVTLFEALKAHDQLKAAGIAVRIIDLYSVAPIDRATLLDSARATQGRVLTVEDHYEHGGIGDAVLNALGSEGIRVHKLAVREIPRSGKPEELIDHFGIGARSIVETAKRIVK; encoded by the coding sequence ATGGCTTCACGTGCGACCGTGACTCCCGAGTTGGTCACGATGCTGCGAAACAAGGCCACCCATCTGAGGATCGACAGCGTACGCGCGACGACGGAGGCCGGCAGCGGCCACCCGACGAGCTGCTGTTCGGCGGCCGATATCGTCGCGACGTTGTTCTTCGCGGTCATGCGATACGACTCCAAAGATCCCCGGCGTTCCGGAAACGACCGGTTCGTCCTGTCGAAGGGCCACGCCGCGCCGCTGCTGTACGCCGCCTGGGCCGAAGCCGGCCTGTTCGACAAGGCCGAATTGCTCAAGCTGCGCACGTTGACCTCCGATCTCGAAGGCCATCCGACTCCACGGCTTCCGTTCGTGGACGTCGCGACCGGCTCGTTGGGCCAGGGTTTATCCGCCGGCGTGGGCATGGCGCTGAACGCCAAGTATCTCGACAAAGCCGACTACCGGACCTACGTCCTCTTGGGCGACGGCGAGTCGGTGGAGGGTGCGGTGTGGGAAGCGGTGGAACTCGCCCGCCACTATGCGCTCGACAACCTCTGTGCCATTGTAGACGTGAACCGCCTCGGCCAGAGCGATCCGACGATGTTGCAGCACGACATGGAAGGGTACCGGTCGCGCTGGGCCGGATTCGGCTGGCACGCCGTCGTCGCGGACGGGCACGATATTCCGGCGTTGCTCGACGCGTTCGACGAAGCCGCGCGGACCAAGGGCAAACCGACGGTCATCCTCGCCCGCACGTTCAAGGGCCGCGGGATCTCCTTCGTCGAGAACAAGCCGGACTGGCACGGCAAGGCGCTCAAGAAGGGCGACGAGGCGAACCGGGCGATCGAAGAGTTGACGCGCCAACTGAAACCGATGGCCGGCGAATTGACGATCGGCCGTTCTTCCCCTCCCCAACCTCGAACCGCGAACCGCGAACCTCGAACCTGGGCGCCTATGCCTCCGCCAGCCTACAGGCCGACCGATCAGGTCGCGACGCGCGAAGCGTTCGGGTCGGCGCTGCTCGCCCTCGGCGAGGTCCACCCCTTGGTCGTGGCGCTGGACGCCGACGTGAAAAACTCCACCTACACGGAAAAGTTCGGCAAGAAGTTTCCGGACCGGTTTTTCGAGCATTTCATCGCCGAGCAAAACATGATCGGCGCCGCCGCCGGCCTCGCCGCCTGCGGCAAGATTCCCTTCGCGGCGACGTTCGCCTGTTTCCTGACCCGCGCCTATGATTTCATCCGCATGGCGGCGATCGGCCAAGCCAATATCAAGCTGGTCGGCACCCATGTCGGGGTGAGCATCGGCGAGGACGGCCCGTCGCAGATGGGCCTCGAAGACATCGCGATGATGGCCGCGCAGCCCGGCGTGGTGGTCCTCTACCCGTCGGACGCCGTGTCCATGCATCGACTGGTCGAAGCCGCGGCGCGGCATCGGGGCATGGTCTACCTCCGCGCCGGCCGGCCCAAGTCGCCTGTCTTGTACGGGAACGACGAAACGTTTCAGATCGGCGGCTCCAAGGTCGTGCGGCAGAGTCCTTCGGATGCGCTGACGATCGTGGCGGCCGGGGTCACCCTCTTCGAAGCCCTGAAGGCGCATGACCAGCTCAAGGCGGCCGGCATTGCGGTGCGGATCATCGACCTCTACAGCGTGGCTCCCATCGATCGCGCCACCTTGCTGGACAGCGCCCGCGCCACACAGGGCCGCGTGCTGACGGTGGAGGACCACTACGAGCACGGCGGGATCGGCGATGCGGTGCTGAACGCGCTCGGCTCGGAAGGCATCAGGGTTCACAAGCTGGCGGTCCGGGAGATTCCCCGCAGCGGGAAGCCCGAGGAGTTGATCGACCATTTCGGGATCGGAGCGCGCTCGATCGTGGAGACAGCCAAGCGGATCGTCAAATAG
- a CDS encoding multicopper oxidase domain-containing protein codes for MTAVETEVVIDGGGEKYKAWTFNGQFPGPVVRVTEGDTIKFTLTNPATNKNPHAMDFHAAEVDMLKNYRAINAGESVSFTFVAKKPGVFFYHCGAPPMIQHVARGMFGAIIVDPKNPKALPKADREYVLIQSELFKNPDDVQSMFDRKFDHMIFNGGVFKYHPFVTGGHALEAKPGERVRIYFINAGPNEFSAFHPIGEIWDNVYESGNPANKLSGVQTYVVGPGSAATFDVVVESEGAYPLVTHSLTGALRGAIAVLVAKPDAKPAPLMPHTPWKVAMPQTEITPPSAP; via the coding sequence ATGACCGCCGTCGAGACCGAGGTGGTTATCGACGGGGGCGGAGAGAAATATAAGGCTTGGACTTTCAACGGTCAGTTCCCCGGTCCGGTGGTGCGCGTCACCGAAGGCGACACCATCAAGTTCACGCTGACGAACCCGGCGACCAACAAGAATCCCCATGCCATGGATTTCCACGCCGCCGAGGTGGACATGTTGAAGAACTATCGGGCGATCAACGCCGGGGAATCCGTCAGCTTCACGTTCGTCGCCAAAAAACCCGGCGTATTTTTCTACCACTGCGGGGCGCCGCCGATGATCCAGCACGTCGCCCGCGGGATGTTCGGCGCGATCATCGTGGATCCGAAAAATCCGAAAGCTTTGCCCAAGGCGGACCGGGAGTACGTGCTCATCCAGTCGGAGCTGTTCAAGAATCCCGACGACGTGCAAAGCATGTTCGACCGGAAATTCGATCACATGATTTTCAACGGCGGGGTCTTCAAGTATCACCCGTTCGTCACCGGCGGGCATGCTCTGGAGGCCAAGCCGGGCGAGCGGGTCCGGATCTATTTCATCAACGCGGGCCCGAACGAGTTCTCGGCCTTCCATCCCATCGGCGAGATCTGGGACAACGTCTATGAGAGCGGCAATCCGGCCAACAAGTTGAGCGGCGTGCAGACCTACGTCGTCGGTCCCGGCAGCGCCGCGACGTTCGACGTGGTCGTCGAATCGGAAGGCGCCTACCCGCTCGTCACTCACTCGTTGACCGGCGCTCTGCGCGGGGCCATTGCCGTGCTCGTCGCCAAGCCGGACGCCAAGCCCGCGCCGCTGATGCCGCACACCCCGTGGAAGGTCGCGATGCCACAGACGGAGATCACCCCGCCGTCCGCACCATAG
- a CDS encoding transporter substrate-binding domain-containing protein, with translation MGVFDRHSVLALNATGWACALGLGFILQGCGLVFDAIQYIQPVATNELDAICARKRLQVGMGFEPRRPFVFPAIFTDEGLRVTGLDVELVREISAALTARCGGEPVVPVLHLVPYRALFVLLHEGKLDLFVSATTANVPSPTRAGLAYSVPYFTNGGLGMITRRNGVAERVREILQRDPHAVYEPAKIRTALVGLTVAVQEGTTAHLYAEANLAGVRLVLCDSLPAAFESQDPPIDVIVGKQPILRFTVSRVRKDWRVLEAEDGKPIILTREDYAVVMAEESYRLRRFINDLLFRLDAGGRLADMRRRWLEEPYAFPRRAAAEGLPFAAENMPRHYDQGRCRRASGG, from the coding sequence ATGGGTGTTTTTGACCGGCATTCGGTATTAGCGCTGAACGCGACGGGGTGGGCGTGCGCGCTTGGGCTGGGGTTCATCCTCCAAGGGTGCGGCCTGGTGTTCGACGCGATCCAATATATTCAGCCCGTCGCTACCAACGAGCTCGACGCGATCTGCGCCCGCAAGCGGTTGCAGGTGGGCATGGGGTTCGAACCCCGGCGGCCGTTCGTGTTTCCCGCGATTTTCACGGACGAAGGCCTCCGTGTGACCGGGCTGGATGTAGAGTTGGTGCGGGAAATCTCGGCGGCGCTGACCGCGCGGTGCGGAGGCGAGCCCGTCGTCCCGGTTCTTCATCTGGTTCCCTATCGCGCGCTCTTCGTGCTCTTGCACGAGGGCAAGCTGGATCTGTTCGTGTCCGCCACCACGGCGAACGTGCCCTCTCCGACGAGGGCCGGACTCGCCTACTCGGTGCCGTATTTCACGAACGGCGGTCTCGGTATGATTACCCGTCGGAACGGGGTGGCCGAGCGTGTGCGCGAGATCCTGCAACGTGATCCTCACGCCGTGTACGAGCCGGCGAAGATTCGGACGGCGTTGGTGGGATTGACGGTGGCGGTGCAGGAAGGAACGACCGCCCACCTGTATGCAGAAGCCAATCTCGCCGGGGTCCGCCTGGTCCTGTGCGATTCCCTTCCCGCAGCGTTCGAGTCGCAAGATCCGCCCATCGACGTGATCGTGGGCAAACAGCCGATCCTCCGGTTCACGGTGTCGCGGGTTCGGAAAGATTGGCGGGTCCTCGAAGCGGAAGACGGGAAGCCGATCATCCTGACCAGGGAGGACTATGCCGTGGTGATGGCGGAAGAAAGTTATCGACTGCGGAGGTTTATCAACGATCTCTTGTTCCGATTGGACGCCGGAGGCAGGTTGGCCGACATGCGGCGCCGCTGGTTGGAGGAACCCTATGCCTTTCCACGGCGAGCTGCGGCAGAAGGTCTCCCGTTTGCGGCGGAGAATATGCCGCGCCACTACGATCAAGGGCGGTGCCGGCGCGCGTCGGGCGGCTGA
- a CDS encoding Crp/Fnr family transcriptional regulator has translation MTATDPLRRIPLFDLLNERDRRRLAGEVVEARYRKGEYIFREGDPAEYFHILNEGAVKCVKSSPSGKECTLKVLMPGDLFCCEAAVFDGAPHPGSAEPLCDVSILRVSKKSYFAMLRRNPDAALEVIKYLGKRLNEAQENAKILALDRADQRLASLLVKLAERVGVREPGGLRLAVRLTRQDLANMVGITVETAIRIMSRFKRAKLVSGSAEHIVIRDLTGLKHLAADPLAVRR, from the coding sequence ATGACGGCAACGGACCCCCTGCGGCGCATCCCCCTCTTCGACCTGCTCAATGAGCGGGACCGCCGTCGCCTGGCCGGCGAAGTCGTCGAGGCCCGTTATCGGAAGGGCGAATATATTTTCCGCGAGGGCGATCCGGCCGAGTATTTCCACATTCTTAACGAAGGCGCGGTCAAGTGCGTCAAATCCTCCCCGTCGGGAAAGGAGTGCACGCTCAAGGTCCTCATGCCCGGCGACCTGTTCTGCTGCGAGGCCGCGGTGTTCGACGGAGCCCCTCATCCGGGCAGCGCGGAGCCTCTGTGCGACGTCAGCATCCTCCGCGTGAGCAAGAAATCCTATTTCGCGATGCTGCGCCGCAATCCCGACGCGGCGTTGGAAGTGATTAAGTACCTGGGCAAGCGCCTGAACGAGGCGCAGGAAAACGCCAAGATCCTGGCGCTCGACCGCGCCGACCAGCGGCTGGCGTCGCTGCTGGTGAAGCTGGCCGAACGGGTGGGAGTCCGGGAACCGGGCGGACTCCGCCTAGCGGTGCGCCTGACTCGCCAGGATCTGGCGAACATGGTCGGGATCACGGTCGAGACGGCCATCCGCATCATGAGCCGTTTCAAGCGCGCCAAGCTGGTGTCCGGCAGCGCCGAGCACATCGTGATCCGTGATCTGACCGGGTTGAAGCACCTGGCCGCCGATCCTCTCGCCGTCCGCCGCTGA
- a CDS encoding ArsB/NhaD family transporter: protein MSDVTLALIIFGTAYLAIVTERIHKTIVALFGAALMISFGVVTQEEAFHSQEYGIDYNVIFLLIAMMVIINITRKTGLFEWLAIWAAKRAKARPFRMMALLAVITAVLSAFLDNVTTVLLMAPVTLEISKRLDVNPISFLVTEALASNIGGTATLVGDPPNIMIASKADLSYMEFLVMLGPIVLVIMAVFIAVLWLISGRTMKVSPERRQAVLAMNERDAIRDRPLLIKCLWLLGLTTLGFCVHGLVHLEPATVALLGASLFMLVGHGHEAVSGAGELDYLTEVEWKTIFFFIGLFILVGGLVKVGAIRYLADQLVHVTRGNVAGTTFAVLWGSAVLSAIVDNIPYVAAMNPLIIDLARSMHPEITEHAVLVHQPDILPLWWALALGACLGGNGTMIGATANVVIVDLARRAGYTISFWRFMAFGFPIMVGSVLISMIYLWLRFFL from the coding sequence ATGTCCGATGTGACGCTGGCGTTGATCATTTTCGGCACCGCGTACCTGGCGATCGTCACCGAACGGATTCACAAGACCATCGTGGCGCTGTTCGGCGCCGCGCTGATGATCAGTTTCGGCGTCGTCACCCAGGAAGAGGCCTTCCATTCGCAGGAATACGGGATCGACTACAACGTGATCTTTCTGCTGATCGCGATGATGGTGATCATCAACATCACGCGGAAAACGGGACTGTTCGAGTGGCTGGCCATCTGGGCGGCGAAACGGGCGAAGGCCCGGCCGTTCCGGATGATGGCGCTGCTCGCCGTCATCACGGCCGTGCTCTCCGCCTTCCTGGACAACGTGACCACCGTCCTGTTGATGGCGCCGGTGACGCTGGAAATTTCGAAGCGCCTGGATGTGAATCCCATCTCCTTCCTGGTGACCGAGGCGCTGGCGTCCAACATCGGCGGCACCGCCACGCTGGTCGGCGATCCACCCAATATTATGATCGCCAGCAAAGCGGATCTGAGCTACATGGAGTTTCTGGTCATGCTCGGGCCGATCGTCCTCGTCATCATGGCGGTGTTCATCGCCGTGCTGTGGCTGATCAGCGGCAGAACCATGAAGGTCTCGCCCGAGCGCCGACAGGCCGTCCTGGCCATGAACGAACGGGACGCCATCCGCGACCGGCCCCTGCTCATCAAGTGCTTATGGCTGTTGGGGCTCACGACGCTGGGATTCTGCGTGCACGGGCTGGTTCACCTGGAACCGGCGACGGTGGCCCTGCTGGGCGCGAGCCTGTTCATGTTGGTCGGTCACGGTCACGAGGCGGTGTCCGGCGCGGGCGAACTCGACTATCTGACCGAAGTCGAGTGGAAGACGATTTTCTTCTTTATCGGACTGTTCATTCTGGTCGGCGGCTTGGTCAAAGTCGGCGCGATCCGCTATCTCGCTGACCAATTGGTTCATGTCACGCGGGGCAACGTGGCGGGCACGACGTTCGCCGTGCTGTGGGGATCGGCCGTGCTCTCCGCCATCGTGGACAACATTCCGTATGTCGCGGCGATGAATCCGCTGATCATAGACCTGGCCCGTTCGATGCATCCTGAAATCACGGAGCACGCCGTGCTGGTCCATCAGCCGGACATCCTGCCGCTTTGGTGGGCCTTGGCGCTGGGCGCCTGTCTGGGCGGGAACGGCACGATGATCGGGGCGACGGCCAATGTCGTGATCGTCGATCTGGCCAGGCGCGCCGGGTACACCATCAGTTTCTGGCGGTTCATGGCGTTCGGGTTCCCGATCATGGTCGGTTCCGTGCTCATCAGCATGATCTATCTGTGGCTGCGCTTCTTTCTATGA